In one window of Pseudomonas sp. IAC-BECa141 DNA:
- a CDS encoding LacI family DNA-binding transcriptional regulator encodes MNDFSAAQRSRVTMLDVAEHAGVSKASVSRFIGDDRALLSDAIAQRIEQAIAELGYRPNQMARGLKRGRTRLIGMLVADIRNPYSIAVMHGVETACRRHGYSLVVCNTDRDDEQERQHLALLRSYNIEGLIVNTLGHHRDELDELKREMPLVLVDRKVDGLDSDMVGLNNPQAIEMALEHLQQRGYRDVLLVTEPYDGTSSRIERVSSFQQQIGQREDMRGAVVETGPSLASDLQTFLNTPDSGPKALFCANGVAALACTLALRGVGCRLFEDVGLIALDDLDWYPLVGSGITALAQPTEDIGARAFECLLKRLRGDIEAARTLDFAPVLIERGSTQWKSAD; translated from the coding sequence CGCGCCCTGCTCTCCGATGCCATCGCCCAACGCATCGAGCAGGCGATTGCCGAACTCGGCTACCGTCCCAATCAAATGGCCCGTGGTTTGAAGCGCGGCCGCACCCGCCTGATCGGCATGCTGGTGGCCGATATCCGCAACCCTTATTCGATTGCCGTGATGCACGGGGTGGAAACTGCCTGCCGCCGACACGGTTACAGCCTGGTGGTGTGCAACACCGATCGCGATGACGAGCAGGAACGCCAGCACCTGGCGCTGCTGCGCTCGTACAACATCGAAGGGTTGATCGTGAACACCCTGGGCCATCACCGGGATGAACTGGATGAGCTGAAGCGGGAAATGCCTCTGGTGCTAGTGGATCGCAAGGTCGACGGGCTCGACAGCGACATGGTCGGGTTGAACAATCCGCAAGCCATCGAAATGGCGCTGGAACATCTTCAGCAGCGCGGCTACCGCGACGTGCTGCTGGTGACTGAGCCCTATGACGGCACCAGTTCACGGATCGAGCGGGTCAGCAGTTTTCAGCAGCAGATTGGCCAGCGCGAAGACATGCGTGGCGCGGTGGTGGAAACCGGCCCAAGCCTTGCGAGCGATCTTCAAACCTTTTTGAACACACCTGATTCGGGCCCGAAAGCCCTGTTCTGCGCCAATGGCGTGGCGGCGCTGGCGTGCACACTGGCCTTGCGCGGGGTTGGCTGCCGGTTGTTCGAGGATGTCGGGTTGATCGCGCTGGATGATCTGGATTGGTATCCGTTGGTGGGCAGCGGGATTACCGCACTCGCCCAGCCTACAGAGGACATTGGTGCGCGGGCGTTTGAGTGTTTGCTCAAGCGGTTGCGTGGGGATATCGAGGCGGCGCGGACACTGGATTTTGCGCCGGTGCTCATTGAGCGCGGTTCCACCCAATGGAAATCGGCTGACTGA